GTGATTTCATCAATGGTTTCATCTTTCTGACGAAGATGTAAGAAATCTTCTTGGATCTTGTCAATGGCAGATTGCGGGCAGTGGTACTTTAGAAAAGGTTCCTTGAACTCTTGCCATGTCAAGACTTGAACTTTTTCTTCCCCAATCTCTTTACTATAAAcatcccaccaatctttagcTTGGAGTTGTAGCAAACCGGTGGcgaacatcacttgatcctcaTTTTCACAATGACTCCTTATGAACACCGCTTCCGTACTTGCAATCCACCTTTGACATGCTATAGGATCAATTTCTCCTTTGAATGGTAACGAGTTGCATGCCATAAATTCTTTGTATGTGCATTTGCGAGTTCCTTTCCTTCCTTGGACTTCACTAATCATTCCCTTCAACTCGTCCATCTTACTCGTCATCATTGTTTCTACCACTTCCAGCACATGACTTTCTACTTCTTGGGCTAAATGAGGATTACTTGCTTGCATTGCCCTTCCAATCTCTTCCGAGATCATAGTTTTCAGCTGCTCTTGTTGCGTGGCTTCATCCTCATTCGTATCCGTCATCTACACATAAACATCATTCTTTATTTCATGCATTCAATCATCCTTTCCATCAGATAATCATTCTAATAGTAGATAACTTTCTTTAAAAACCCTACATGCATACATAATATCATTCTTTAGACTCTTATTATAACATTCTATTACTCTCCGTATGATAGAGAACATCGAACAAAACATCACAATTGAAATGGGCTGAAAATGAtatccaccgtaagttacggtgcccaccgtaacttacggtggcaccctTTTCCTTACGGTGCGAAGCTACTGCTATACGGTAGAGGATTTTTGTCCCAGTGTctcgtaagctacggtagccaccgtagcttatgGTGACGCCCAGCATACTATGATAAATTTCATATTTTGCAGCCATCTTTCCAACCCGTTTTAACCCGTACCAGTCCGTTTCATCCCAAACTTTTACACATCATCCCGTAATGATTTCACTAACATTCCCTAACTAACTCATTCATAATGCAAATCAAACTTTAAAGGTACTTACTTGCTTCGCGCCGCGGATCGAACACATACTTCACATGAGCttccggtttgagttcaagcatttgatacttgaatccctcaaacctaggctctgataccaacttgtaacgtccataattttctttttaaatttattaaataacaaCGTACTTTTCTAacgaaatttgggcatgacccgtttgaaaaaCGAGCGGTCCCCTGTTTTACATAATCCAAAATCATTCAAAAGACACAACATACACGTCAAAACATACCATGTTTACTTGCAAAACCATTAAGTTTATGTACGTACTTACGACAAGTTTTCCAAAAGACAAACATAATAAAAACTAGGTTTAACTACTAGACGAAAACATAAGTGACAAAGTATTAAACATTGACTTTTACAAAATGCGGAACGCTTGACGGGCTTGAGGCGTGTTTGAACCGGGCGAAGCTTGATAGCTATACATGAGATTTACCTACATGACCACAACATCGAAAACTCATTAGAGCAAAAATTACTTTCTTTAACTTAAGAATCTAACTTACGGACTTGAAACAAATGTGACATTCACAACTTGTGCTTTACTACATTCTTTCATTCTTGCACGGTAATGTGTTCCAACGGAACTTCATACCATTCCTTCTAGACTTACAATAACATCATTCGACCCGTTCAAGAGAAGGGTCTATACATACATCTTTCTCCATACTTGATTCGAAATTAACACATTATTGATAAACACATATCTATAATGAAAACCAAAATTTTGTACAAGAAGCGTACCTCGGTCTTGATCCCCTtattgcttcacttgactcgAACTTTCTTCCTTAACGCCTACATATAACCATCCATTCTTTTAATTCATGTTTCATActcatttacacatatcaatcgATAAAACATCATACAATTTACTCATGCTTCATAAACATGTTCAATTCACATAAAGTTTATGACTTATATGTCTAGCATTTTCATTgaggcattttgtcaaacacttgATGTGCACATTATCAAcaaagcacaaggtacaagtATTTATAGCATAATCCTACATGTTCCCTTTACTAGTATAACAAGAATCAATCGAATTCACATATTTCTTTCATCCTACCTTAACTTATCTAATTTCTCTATCACATTCAGATTATGTATCAATTCACCTCCATAAGCATATTATCATAATTCATCATGTCCATCCTTTTTCTTACAACAAGTgggtatgaaccctaatcatccaAACAATCAAAATTAAACAAAATCCTGAGCCTATTATGAATTCCTAACTTAAAGATTTCCACATAAATTCATgattgggttaaaacccactttctacaaaACATCAAAACCAAAATTTCGACTTACCAAGGGTTGAACAAGCTTAGATTACTCGAATTAGGGTTCATGCACCTACTAGAACACTAAATTTCCTTCTGATTTTGGAGAATTTGTGAAGTTAGGGTTTGGTCTTCTTGGCCCTAGCTTTGATCGATCCACACAAGCACACCAGGAGATGTGTTTGTgcttttcctttttatttgttttaatcaAACTTTCATCCTTTTTAACAAGATTAGTCCCTTTACTTACTTATGTTGTTTAATTGTCATGTAACCTTCCTTCTAATCAAATTACTAGTGTAaatacttaactaggttaaaatataACATGACTAAACATTTTAAGTAGCATTTATAAATTgcatattttggggtgttacaccatGTATGCCTCTGTTTAGGCTCGTGGGCGCTTCTATATTACGTGACTTGTTTTACTGTTGCTTGTTGTCACGTATGTCTTGTCTCTGTTATGATATGTGTGATATGATTATATGCATCTGATTATGTTCAGCATCCGTTATCTGTTCAGTATAAGTTTTGGGATTTAAGTTATATAAGTATCTGTTTCAGTGCCAAAATCTAGACTTGTTTAACGTCAGTACCGTTCATGTTTCTGTCTACATGCCTACCTTACTTTtactgttgatttctctgttACTGGGTaactttttggctcagccgtagtttcTTTCTTGTCTTTGTCTTATGTGTTTACAGGTAATCGGGGGAAACAGGGATGAGTGGAAGGAATATGAAGTTCAAGTTTTTAAagcttttcattttctttttatttcagCAACCGAATAATATAAGATTTAGGTTTTCTGGTTGATTCGAGACTTTTGTTTCTTGGTTTCTATCGTTTATTGAAGCTCTTTGGTTTTTGATATCTGTAACAGTGACATGCCAGTCGTTctgggttggggtgttacagttatggtatcagagcccaggCTCTTTCTTGTAGAAAACTTaaacaataataattaaacaCGTGAGTTAATGGGTAGACATCGGGTTAGGATTCCATCTGTGTCTGTAACATCCTAAAAATTCAACAAATAAGTATTTAGACTAAACGACAACCCAGATTTTATCAAAAGATTCGTTAACGGGTTTTAAATATCTTTGGGCCTATATCTTGGTTTAAATTTGTTAAGGGACCCAAGTGTCGTTATTGAAAGATGATTTTAATTATTTTGGAGAAAAGATATCAACATGTGAGTGTTTAGGGACCCAAGCGTAATTGTGGGTTTTGATATCGATTAAAAAGAAACCATAGGGCATGTGTAGCCATAACTGTGCGACGGCCACAAGGAGCAAACGAGAAGACGCAACTTGGCGGTTCACGACGGTTCGCTATGTATCCGATTTTTCGACTCGCGACTTAGGTAATCTCTTGATCCATTcttacatgttactatgttttGATTTATATGAGGCTATTTCGGTTTGTCTGTGGTATAACGGGGAGTGTGTGATGCGATGTCGGTACCGTGTTGGTGAACGGTGATGATGTGTTGACGGATGGTGACTAGCGGAGTATACGGTGGCGATGGTGAGTGGATGTGGTTGTCACGTTCGGGGACGGGGAGCGGTGCGCGGTGGCAGTTGTGGTCGAATGTGGTTATGACGGTGTAAAGGGTTCGGATTCAGGCGAGTGAAGGTGGAGGTTGCGAAGGTGAGCATTGGTGGAAGTTCAAGTGACGGCTACGGAGGTGGTCGGTTAGGGTTGCGTGAGGAGATTAGGCCATTCGATGAAGATGAGGCATGTGGTGAGTGGCGTTTGGCTGCGGGTAGCGATGGTGTGTAGAATATTGGGTGTTCGGAGACATGAGAAGTCGCATGGTGGGTTATGATGATGCGTACGGGTGGCGGCTATGGAGTCGGACGGTTGCTGTTAAAGATACATGGTGATGATGAAGGTGGTGTGCTCGGCCGATGATGGGTATGACGATGGTGGCCGTGATGATCACGGTGGTGTTGTGGGTGTGTGAATATCATATGGTGATGTGGGTTTTGTATGCATGGTTTTTAGACATGGGAGCTTGTAAGTGGAGGCATGGAGTGTATGGTTTAGGTTGGATGAGATTCATGGCTTGTAATGAGGAAGCATTAATAAGTTTTGCATGGAATGTATGTATGTGTGCATGAAACTCCATAATTAACAAAGTATTGGTGGTTATTCATACTGACATGAATGGCAGATTGCCTAGAGCTTTGGGGTTTTCATGGTAGGCTAAATAAAATAATGCATGTACTGTTAAAGGGGTACGCATGCGTGTGGtatgatgaagatgatgggtaATGCATGGTTCATGTTATGACATGcatttttttatgaaatataaTCTCAAGTTAATATTAAAATGACGAGGATGATGTAATTGTGTGACTACTGGGTTTCGTGAGAGTTTGTGGGGTGGTGGCACGCCTGGGACCGCGGTGCGAGTCGCGGGTTCAAACAGGTCGGGAGCGGTCCAGTGCATGTTGTAAATGAGACGAGTTGGCGAGTAGCTAGGCACGGTGTTtgggaatttgatttgttttatATTGTTTATAAACTATAAATTTAGATAGTAACTAAGAGTTATCCGGTTACAGGATATGCGTGGCAGTGCGTAGTTTGAGGTGGTTTGACATGTGGATTTAGACGCTTCGCAACCTGTGAGTTCTAATCCCCTTTTTCTTAAATATTTTCGGGGCTAGCATACATGCTTTTCATATGTTTTCATACGTGGTTACGAGTTTTATATATTAACGAGTTTTGTgattaaaatgttttataaatGTTTTCCCACGACTAATGTTTTTATACGATGTGGCGATTAATCGGGATTTATTAGTCCTGCATGGGCGAATGACATTTTATTTAGTGATATCGAGGTCGTAAAGGGATGGGGTGTGGTAGGTGCCAGTGTTAAAAGCACGATTTGTGTTGTGATAAATTTTATTTGATAATTCTACCATATTTTTCGAACCTTAGTGGTAGCGAGATGGTGAAGGTAGTAGTTGTCAAGTAGTTGATGTGCTTTTAACATTATGTGTGTATTTTTTTATGCCTTATGTGAATTAGCATCCTTGAGGTGCTTGATGTTGGTTACTCGTGATGGCGGCGTTACCTTCGGGGTGGCGTCAGGTCACGAGATGTGGATTACTAGTGATGGCGGCGTTACCTTCGGGGTGGCGTCAGGTCACGAGATGTGGATTACTAGTGATGGCGGCATTACCTTCGGGGTGGCGTCAGGTCACGAGATGCGGGTAATTTGTGATGGCGGCGTTACCATCGGGGTGGCGTCAGGTCACGAGAAACATCACTGAGATGTTTAGATGATTAGCCCTAGTGGCAATGATGAACCCTTCGGGGTATTATGCGGATGACGGACTCTTCGGGGTCAAATTGGAGGAGACGAAACCCTGACGAGGGTGCCCTGACGAGGGCAAATGATGATAGCCTACGGGCAACAACTGATGTGTTAGGTGCCCACCTTATATGCTTATGTGTTTCACGTTAGAAAAATGGTGGGTAAATGATGACTATTTGTGTAGTTGACGAATGATGTTAAATGATATGGGTGACGAATGTTTTTAGGCCATTAATTGTTATGTCCTAGATACGAGTCGGTTTGGTTAATGGTCTTATGAATTAAGATCCATTGCGGGTTGTCCTTTGGTGTTTAAGTAAGATGATCCATATCGGAAAGGATTACTTGTAGGATGATTAGAATGAGGATATGGGTGGAGTTTTGGGTTACGGGTTCGAGTCATTAAACTTTAAAATGATGTTAATGTTTTTTATAAACATTGGTGAGTTTACAACGGTGGTGTTTTGGTTTTCAAATAAAGTGTTTGTGAAGTGTTTTAAATACTTCAACTTAAACTATTAGAACTCATTCAGCGTAGCTGACTTTTGCATGTATGTTAGATTGTTTTGCAGGTGTGTGATTCGAGTCGGTGTTGCTCTTGGCTAGCAGATAGGATTACTCGTTTATTTGGTGGAATGCATTCGACTTGTTAGTAATTAAATAacattttgactttttatttaatcAAGTACTGTTTTAATTAAAATTTCCGCTGCGCATTTTTGAGAAAAGACTTATTTTCAAACAGTACACTGTGATGTGACCCGACTGTAGGGTGCCAGGTTTGGGGCCTTACAGTGTCATCTTCCGCACGCTTTGAAACTTTCCTCTTTTCACATGTATATCTTCTTTTCAGATGCCTCCTCGAAGAAACATGAACAACAACGACGTCCCTATTGAAACTCTAATTGCTAACGCTGTCAATACAGCTATAGCGGGTTTAGTTCCCAACCTTTTAGAACAGTTGCAGCAGAATAACGTTAATGTACAACCACCGGGGGGAAACAATAATGGTAACAATAACGCTCCTGTTACTATCCTTGATTGGCTTGAGCGCTTCAGAAAGGAAAAGCCAAAATCGTTTAGTACCGCTGCTACACCAGTTGAGGCGGAAAACTGGATTGCTCATATCAAGAAGTTGTTCGAAGTGATGGGCGTGGGTGATGCGTTCAAGGTTAGGCTTGCTAGTTATAAACTGGAGGACGATGCTCATAGGTGGTGGAAGACGTTGAAAGAAGCTCGTGGAGGAGATCAATATGCAGCAACACTTCCTTGGGCTGAATTTCGCACTTTGTTTTATCAGCAGTACTTCACTGACGCTGATAGAAGTGAGTATCTGAGAGAGTATGCTTCTATCAGGCAGGGGGATGATGAGCCTATTATGGAGTTCAAAGCTCGTTTTAGTTGTTTAGTTAATTTTCTGGGCCCAGCAGCAGGTACACCACAATAGTAGACTGAGAATTTCAAATGGGCTATATGTGATCGAGATAGGAAGTTCATAGAATCTTCGTTTCACTGACATTACTAAGTTAGTCGATGCTGTCAAGGAATTGAATAATGAGAAGAAGCAGCGTGAGAAGAAATTGAATGGGGATCGCAAACGCTCTAGGGAGAACGACCAGGATAATTCCGATAATCAAGGTGGCAATGAGCAATCCCAAGATCGTGAGGACCGTTCTGATAGGTATTACTACAATAAGTCACGAAGTGGAAGAAACCGTTATCAGAATCGTAGGCCTGCACAAAATCAGACGCAACAGAGCAAGGAAAATGGAGCGCAGCCAGATAATCAACAAAACCCGAATCAGAACCGTGCTGATATTCCTCCTTGTACTCATTATGGGAAACGTCATGGTGGTGCATGTCGTCTTGCTGAAGGTCGTTGTTTCAGATTTGGAGATTCAGACCACTTGATTAGGGACTGCCCTCAGCCTGAGCAGCATGCTAATACTGGTGAAAACACTAGAACTGCTGGGGGAGGTCGCTAATGATGCAACTAATGCCCCAGGTATGCTTTCCGGTGATGTGCAATTGGTGAATGTGATACATATGCTCTTTGATATTGATGTGACATATTCTGTAGTATCACTTTTATTTGCTAAGTATTTGAAGTTCTTGTCAACCGATTTAGGGTATCCTTTAATTATATCTACTCCTTTTAGAGAtacttattttgatttgatttagtATCCATAAATTTGTCATCTCAGAAACTTCGTACCTTAGTATGTGTGATGTCTAAATGTTTGCTATGTGTTAAGTCTCTTCTATGTCTGTTATGATTGAGATCATTCGTATCCGTGCATAGCAATTTCAAAGACGAAATTTTTTTAGGAGGGTAGAGTTGTAATATTCATAAACTTTAAAACGATATAACCATATAAAAGTCTAATTAGTTATGAGGATTATATTATTTAAATAAGGTAAATCAGTTATGaggattgaaaaaaaaatataaggtttatatttttctaaaaccaacTTGATTGGCGTAcgttcaaaaaaattaaaaaaaatattttgaaatGAATGAAGTAAATTGAAAGTTTTCAAATTTGTGTGTCACTTTATCCGCTCAACTTAACCATCACCAACATACGTTCAAAAAAGTGACGGACCTAGAAATTTTTCCCTGAGGGTGTGaaatattttcaaacattttaggcccctagctgtataaaaatatcggttcatagcgggtcgggtTGGATCATGTAAGaaaaaagaacatcaaactaaaatttataaatcttcaaaaacacgtcaaatgtcactacaaattacaaacgtatttaaaaGTATGCCCTACAggtctttttccttttttttttttaaatatatccaaaatatcatctaaagaTACTAAACACGCCATAAGTTCATTATATTCTTACTTATTGTTCCTAACACATATAATTtgctccataagttcataaaaaacactaaacacttaaataaaataaacaatcatgttcaaccatagcccataactttcaattatatttttaaacattcaagccctaatattaaatgttgattacttgtaactaatcatttaaacaaacaaagctacaataaaacaacaaaatcatttaactacaagtctagaactacaaaaaaatataaaaagattaaacccttacacatctatattttctcataatcatcacataaaacaaaataaataaatataccaTACTAGTTCTATATTGGAATTCTGACGTAATATGGGTCGGTCCAACCGGAATTTTTTTTTTTCCGGTAAAAAAAGCCACCAGGTTGTGAGCAGTGGCGTTAAGTCGCTGGGAGTTTTTTTGGGGCGGGATTTGGAAATGGAATGGGTTGATGAATTTagattattttatttagttcaaatttctttaggttgggtttgagcttttattaataaaaattgattgcaGATTTGGCTTTGATtggattaaataattaagtaaataagTGGTTAATAATTATGTGTTTTCTAAGTGGGGCGGTTGAAAAGtttcaaggggtgcgggtgaaaaattccaaggggtgcagTCAGAATTTCCAgcgaaaaataacactaaaaaatattttttcatggGGTGCCCCCGCCCACCCTTGGCTTAGGGTGGGTACGCCCCTGgttcaaaaccaaacaaattTACCGAAAGTTTGGTGTGCGATTTTGAGATCACCTTTCTTTATAAACCTTTCCTGTAAACACTTCCAAATCTGATTCTTGTTCCGTTTAAGATAACTCAACCTCCGCACAACCGCCGTCGCATACATCCCTCGCGAACTAGTCGTTGCTGATCCGAGATCGTCACAGCTGTTGCACTACATCGTCCGTCTAGCTCCGTCGCCGCGCTACTCCGTCGTGACCATCGCCACATCGTTCAGGTCAGTTTGGATAGCGACCCGAACACCATCAGTTTGTTCTTTTGTTTACGGCTTCTTAGAAACTCAATTTAAAAGTCTTTTTACTGTTCCCGTGATCGACACACAGGCCGCATCCATTGTTGTTGCTTGACTTGGTTCGTTTGATCATCCGAAGTTCTAGTCGTTGGTGTCCGGTTGGTTTCGTTCGACTTTTAAGGAACCCAATCGACCCCTCGTCTGAAACAAA
This is a stretch of genomic DNA from Helianthus annuus cultivar XRQ/B chromosome 16, HanXRQr2.0-SUNRISE, whole genome shotgun sequence. It encodes these proteins:
- the LOC110876780 gene encoding uncharacterized protein LOC110876780; the protein is MNNNDVPIETLIANAVNTAIAGLVPNLLEQLQQNNVNVQPPGGNNNGNNNAPVTILDWLERFRKEKPKSFSTAATPVEAENWIAHIKKLFEVMGVGDAFKVRLASYKLEDDAHRWWKTLKEARGGDQYAATLPWAEFRTLFYQQYFTDADRSEYLREYASIRQGDDEPIMEFKARFSCLVNFLGPAAVDAVKELNNEKKQREKKLNGDRKRSRENDQDNSDNQGGNEQSQDREDRSDRYYYNKSRSGRNRYQNRRPAQNQTQQSKENGAQPDNQQNPNQNRADIPPCTHYGKRHGGACRLAEGRCFRFGDSDHLIRDCPQPEQHANTGENTRTAGGGR